DNA from Ralstonia insidiosa:
AAACCTGGTCCCGCGTCAGTGCGGAGAAACAGTTGCGCCAATCGCTTGATCAAGTGCCGACTAACGCTGGGCCGCTCAATTCGAGCAGCCTTGTGCACCGGTCGCTGTTGCTGATGCGTGAGGTGTCGCCGGAGTATCTGCGGCAGTTCCTGGCGTATGTGGATGCGCTGTCGTGGCTGGAGCGCATGGGCGGGGAGGGGGCTGTTGCCGGGCAGGAGGTTGGGCGTGGCGGTGTGGGCAGCAAGGGTGCGCGGAGCAAGTCGCGCTAGTCAGCGCCCCTTGGTCCGCCCAGATGCAAAAAACGCGTCACGCACTGACGACCTTGTTCTTCCCGGCGCGCTTGGCTTGATACATGCCACGGTCCGCGCGCTGGATCGCCGCCATCGGGGCTTCATCCTTGCCGAGTTCCGCCACGCCGGCAGAGAACGTGATGAAAAGCCGGGTCTCACCGGCGGCAAAGAAGCGCTGGGTGAGGCTGCGTTGCAGCCGTGTGATGGCTTGCACACCGTCTTCCAGGCAGGTGCCGGGCATGAGGATCACGAACTCTTCACCGCCAAAACGCGCGAGTGCGTCCTGGGGGCGTATGCATTCGCGCGCTACCTGGGCCAGGTGTGACAGGGCATCGTCCCCGAGGCTGTGTCCGTGGGCATCGTTGATGGATTTGAAGTTGTCGATGTCCAGGAAAGCGATGGAGAGCGTCGAGTTCTGATGCGCAGCGCGGGCGACCTCGCGCTCCAACGCTTCTTCCAGCCCTTTGCGGTTGAGTGCCCCCGTGAGCAGGTCGTGACGTGCCGAGGCCGACGCCATGTCGAGCGCCTTGCGAAGACTCGCAACTTCGGCCGCGGCATCTTCGGCCTTCTGCTTCATTGCCGAAAGCTCGTCGCGATTGTGGGCGGCCTGCTGCGACATCCAGCGCGTGGCGGCTAGTGCGTCCTGAATGGCGGGGGCAATCTCGGAGAGGGTCTCGGCCGACTCGATTTTTTTGGCGCACGCCTCCATCTGCCGGTGATGCTCGCCGGACGTTTCAGCAGCCGTAGACAGCCGCTCCATGAACGAGGCCAGGAGCCGTTTCATGTCTTCCTGGGCTTCGACTGACTTGGCCTTCAGCACGCCTTGTTTGTGGATCACCTCTTTGAGGCGGCGCCGTACGTCGTCAAGCCGTCGCAGGTTGACTGGTGCTTCGCTGGCTTTCAACAGGGCGTCAATCTGGCCGCGCAGCCAGCGGTCGTCCAGCGACAACTGGCCGATGTTTTCAAAGACAAGCTGCAGCAGGCCCAGCAGCGATTTGCGGATCTCGTTCTGGTCATCTGCCACCAGCGATAGCCGATGGTTGAACGCCGCCAGCTTGGTGTTCAGGTGCGTGAGGCTTTCTGTTTCTGAGCGACAGGTCTTGATCAATGCCCAGGCAACCGGGCCGATCGCGACGTCATCTTCGCCCAGCGCAGGCAGGCAGTGCTCAACCGTGCGCGCAAGCTGTTCGCGCAACTCCCGCACCAGCGTCATCCGGTCTGCGTTCTGCGCGTCTCCATTGGGTTGGCTGTCGGCAATTTCGTAGTAGACCGCAGCAAAGTTGTCTGGCGTGGGGGCCAACCTGCGTGAGGCCAGCAGCTTGAGAGCGTGCCGCGCGGTCTCCGAGGGATTGTTGTCTGTCATGCCGAACCGCAGGGTGGAGAGAGGGAATCAGTG
Protein-coding regions in this window:
- a CDS encoding GGDEF domain-containing protein translates to MTDNNPSETARHALKLLASRRLAPTPDNFAAVYYEIADSQPNGDAQNADRMTLVRELREQLARTVEHCLPALGEDDVAIGPVAWALIKTCRSETESLTHLNTKLAAFNHRLSLVADDQNEIRKSLLGLLQLVFENIGQLSLDDRWLRGQIDALLKASEAPVNLRRLDDVRRRLKEVIHKQGVLKAKSVEAQEDMKRLLASFMERLSTAAETSGEHHRQMEACAKKIESAETLSEIAPAIQDALAATRWMSQQAAHNRDELSAMKQKAEDAAAEVASLRKALDMASASARHDLLTGALNRKGLEEALEREVARAAHQNSTLSIAFLDIDNFKSINDAHGHSLGDDALSHLAQVARECIRPQDALARFGGEEFVILMPGTCLEDGVQAITRLQRSLTQRFFAAGETRLFITFSAGVAELGKDEAPMAAIQRADRGMYQAKRAGKNKVVSA